The Henckelia pumila isolate YLH828 chromosome 2, ASM3356847v2, whole genome shotgun sequence genome includes a window with the following:
- the LOC140878090 gene encoding protein NODULATION SIGNALING PATHWAY 2-like, translated as MDFFDIDDHDFSSSFASHEESSALSSNSYDQTMFQDEFLDLQNLCDEYHISSSMEGLETMSSAEFMEICEWINETEDGNYRPPSGDRAELSSCVSSESADDSVVGMSMSLPGTEIELDDELRLHHLLRAYAEATENGEKDLADVLVKSANEKSSAMGNTMERVAFSLFQFKEKHTEYLRFESIKNSIEAFMVFYQGLPVGRFAHLTANSAIIEAMPSDVAEVHVIDFDMGEGIQWAALMEDLSLKNKSLKLTSVKLGGECTSSFWDFEETKKRLQGHAKQYNCKLQIEEKNMEDLVNELTRMKKREGRKWLVFNCMVGLPHMARRRPRSQVLQFLKVAKELLSKFAGILTLGDGEEGYGFNTCSSYQSFFDKLLRHYEALFESLEKNFPSYLGAARTTIEGLFLAPFMSPLNWFQDWEEIMKCRDVQEGIGLEGRELSKESLAEAKEMVNEREGPFKVRVEGYREHEMVLEWKDTPLVRVSTWM; from the coding sequence ATGGACTTTTTTGATATTGATGACCATGATTTCTCCTCTTCATTTGCCTCCCACGAGGAATCCTCTGCGCTTTCTTCCAACTCATATGATCAAACCATGTTCCAAGATGAGTTTCTTGATCTTCAAAATCTTTGTGATGAATATCACATAAGCTCATCCATGGAGGGATTGGAGACCATGTCAAGCGCAGAATTCATGGAGATTTGCGAGTGGATAAATGAGACTGAAGATGGGAATTATCGCCCTCCATCCGGGGATCGAGCTGAACTGAGTTCTTGTGTTTCCTCTGAATCTGCTGATGACTCGGTGGTTGGCATGTCGATGAGTTTGCCTGGGACGGAGATAGAACTGGACGATGAATTACGCCTCCATCACTTGCTAAGGGCCTACGCAGAGGCTACAGAGAATGGAGAAAAGGATCTTGCAGATGTTCTTGTCAAATCCGCAAATGAGAAAAGCAGTGCCATGGGGAACACCATGGAACGCGTCGCATTCAGTTTGTTCCAGTTCAAAGAAAAGCATACTGAATACTTGAGATTCGAGTCAATCAAGAACTCGATTGAAGCTTTCATGGTGTTCTATCAAGGACTTCCAGTTGGGAGGTTTGCTCATCTAACTGCTAATTCGGCTATTATCGAAGCTATGCCGAGTGATGTAGCAGAAGTACATGTAATAGACTTCGATATGGGAGAAGGGATTCAATGGGCTGCATTAATGGAGGACTTGAGCCTGAAGAACAAGTCCCTGAAGCTCACATCTGTGAAATTAGGGGGAGAGTGCACCTCTTCTTTTTGGGACTTTGAGGAGACAAAGAAAAGGCTTCAGGGTCACGCCAAACAATATAACTGTAAACTtcaaattgaagagaaaaataTGGAGGATTTAGTAAATGAACTAACAAGAATGAAGAAAAGAGAAGGGAGAAAATGGTTGGTGTTCAATTGCATGGTTGGATTGCCCCACATGGCAAGAAGGCGGCCAAGATCTCAAGTCTTGCAATTCCTGAAAGTAGCCAAGGAATTATTATCAAAATTTGCAGGAATATTGACACTTGGTGATGGTGAAGAAGGGTATGGCTTCAATACTTGTTCAAGCTATCAATCATTCTTTGACAAACTTTTGAGGCATTATGAAGCGCTTTTCGAGTCATTGGAGAAGAATTTCCCGAGTTACCTGGGAGCGGCAAGAACAACCATAGAAGGTCTATTTCTTGCCCCTTTTATGAGCCCTCTTAACTGGTTTCAAGATTGGGAAGAGATAATGAAGTGCCGCGATGTTCAAGAAGGAATCGGGTTGGAAGGCCGGGAGTTGAGCAAAGAAAGCCTGGCCGAAGCGAAGGAGATGGTGAATGAAAGAGAGGGTCCATTTAAAGTCAGAGTTGAAGGTTATAGAGAACATGAGATGGTCTTGGAATGGAAGGATACACCATTAGTAAGAGTTTCCACTTGGATGTGA
- the LOC140880862 gene encoding ubiquitin-activating enzyme E1 1-like isoform X2, producing the protein MLPVKRNTTAAALGVDSESSSLKKQRGLASAASGTAVSYTVNMAGGSSNGSSRATNDKSPISDSQPLEIDEDLHSRQLAVYGRETMRRLFASNILISGVQGLGAEIAKNLILAGVKSVTLHDEGSVELWDLSSSFIFTEEDLGKNRALAAVPKLQELNNTVIISTLTTELTKEKLSDFQAVVFTNLSLEKAIEFDDYCHKHQPPIAFIKSEVRGLFGSVFCDFGPEFTVFDVDGEDPHTGIIASISNDNPALVACVDDERLEFQDGDLVVFSEVRGMTELNDGKPRKVKNARPYSFTVEEDTTDYSAYQRGGIVTQVKEPKVLNFKPLRQALKDPGDYLLSDFSKFDRPPLLHLAFQALDKFIAEFGCFPNAGSEQDAQKLITLVTDINNGQSDGRLEEIDHKLLRNFAFGARAVLNPMAAMFGGIVGQEVVKACSGKFHPLFQFFYFDSVESLPSEPLDPNDLKPLNCRYDAQISVFGSKLQKKLEEAKVFIVGSGALGCEFLKNVALMGVCCGDEGKLTITDDDVIEKSNLSRQFLFRDWNIGQAKSTVAASAASLINPRLHVEALQNRASPETENVFDDTFWENLSVIINALDNVNARLYIDQRCLYFQKPLLESGTLGAKCNTQMVIPHLTENYGASRDPPEKQAPMCTVHSFPHNIDHCLTWARSEFEGLLEKTPTEVNAYLSNPSEYTSAMKNAGDAQARDTLERVLECLDRDRCDTFQDCITWTRLKFEDYFANRVKQLTYTFPEDAATSSGAPFWSAPKRFPRALQFSNDDLSHLQFALAGAILRAVVFGIPIPDFVKSSDKLADAVDKVIVPDFLPRKDVKIVTDEKATSLSTASADDGVIIDELILKLEMCRKKLAPGYKLNPIQFEKDDDTNYHMDLIAGLANMRARNYSIPEVDKLKAKFIAGRIIPAIATSTAMATGLVCLDLYKVLDGHHKVEDYRNTFANLALPLFSMAEPVPPKVIKHQDMSWTVWDRWIVKDNPTLRELLQWLKNKGLNAYSISFGSCLLFNSMFPRHKDRMDRKMVDLVKDVAKAELPPYRHHFDVVVACEDDEDNDVDIPQISIYFR; encoded by the exons ATGCTTCCGGTGAAGAGAAACACAACTGCAGCGGCGCTAGGAGTTGATTCCGAGTCCTCTTCCCTGAAGAAGCAACGCGGTCTCGCATCAGCTGCGTCTGGAACAGCAGTTTCGTATACTGTTAACATGGCTGGAGGAAGTTCCAATGGGAGTAGTCGCGCCACCAACGACAAGTCGCCGATCAGCGATAGTCAACCGCTGGAGATCGACGAGGATCTGCATAGTCGTCAGCTCGCTGTGTACGGACGCGAGACCATGCGCCGATTGTTCGCATCAAACATTCTGATTTCTGGAGTGCAAGGCCTTGGCGCTGAAATAG CGAAGAACCTTATTCTTGCTGGTGTTAAATCGGTTACTCTACATGATGAGGGTTCCGTGGAGTTGTGGGATTTGTCTAGCAGTTTTATCTTCACAGAAGAAGATTTGGGGAAGAACAGGGCTCTTGCTGCTGTCCCCAAACTACAGGAACTCAACAACACTGTCATCATTTCTACACTAACTACCGAGTTAACCAAAGAGAAGCTTTCTGATTTTCAG GCTGTCGTGTTTACAAATTTAAGCTTAGAGAAGGCTATTGAATTTGATGATTATTGCCACAAGCATCAGCCTCCTATTGCTTTTATCAAGTCTGAAGTTCGAGGTCTTTTTGGAAGTGTATTTTGTGACTTTGGTCCTGAATTTACGGTTTTTGATGTCGATGGTGAGGACCCACACACAGGCATTATTGCCTCCATTAGCAATGACAATCCAGCCCTCGTGGCTTGTGTCGATGACGAGAGGCTTGAATTTCAGGATGGAGATTTGGTTGTATTTTCTGAAGTGCGAGGGATGACTGAATTGAATGATGGAAAGCCAAGAAAAGTGAAAAATGCTAGGCCTTACTCTTTCACCGTTGAAGAAGACACTACTGATTATTCTGCTTATCAGAGAGGTGGAATTGTCACACAAGTAAAGGAACCTAAAGTGTTAAATTTCAAGCCATTGCGACAGGCACTCAAGGATCCTGGTGATTACCTTTTGAGTGACTTTTCCAAATTTGACAGGCCCCCTCTTCTTCACTTGGCTTTTCAAGCTCTGGACAAGTTCATAGCTGAATTTGGGTGTTTCCCCAATGCTGGATCTGAGCAAGATGCCCAGAAATTAATAACTTTAGTTACCGATATTAATAATGGCCAGTCGGATGGTAGATTGGAAGAGATTGACCACAAGCTTCTTAGGAACTTTGCTTTTGGTGCCAGGGCTGTGCTAAACCCTATGGCTGCCATGTTTGGTGGTATCGTGGGTCAGGAAGTTGTGAAGGCTTGCTCGGGGAAGTTTCATCCGCTTTTTCAG TTCTTCTATTTCGACTCTGTTGAATCTCTTCCATCAGAACCCTTGGATCCAAATGACTTAAAACCCTTGAATTGTCGGTACGATGCTCAAATATCTGTATTTGGGTCTAAGCTACAGAAGAAACTGGAGGAAGCCAAAGTTTTCATCGTGGGTTCTGGTGCACTGGgctgtgaatttttgaaaaatgtagctttgatggGAGTCTGTTGTGGCGACGAAGGGAAACTAACTATTACTGATGATGATGTTATAGAGAAGAGCAACCTTAGCAGGCAGTTTCTTTTCCGCGATTGGAACATTGGTCAGGCAAAGTCAACAGTTGCTGCCTCCGCCGCCTCTCTGATCAATCCTCGTCTTCATGTGGAAGCTCTACAAAATCGTGCTAGCCCTGAGACTGAAAATGTATTTGACGATACATTCTGGGAGAACTTGAGTGTCATCATCAATGCTTTAGATAATGTAAATGCCAGGCTTTACATTGATCAGAGGTGTTTGTACTTCCAAAAACCTCTTCTCGAGTCAGGTACATTGGGTGCCAAGTGCAACACCCAGATGGTTATTCCACACCTTACTGAAAACTATGGTGCATCAAGGGACCCACCAGAAAAACAGGCGCCTATGTGCACTGTGCATTCATTTCCACACAACATTGACCACTGTTTAACATGGGCTAGGTCTGAATTTGAGGGTTTGCTCGAGAAAACTCCTACTGAGGTTAATGCATATCTAAGTAATCCAAGCGAGTATACATCCGCAATGAAAAATGCTGGTGATGCTCAGGCCCGAGACACTTTAGAACGAGTTCTCGAGTGCCTTGACAGGGACAGATGCGACACATTCCAGGACTGCATTACTTGGACTCGCTTGAA GTTTGAGGATTACTTTGCAAACCGGGTGAAGCAGCTGACATATACATTCCCTGAAGATGCTGCTACTAGTAGTGGAGCTCCATTCTGGTCTGCACCAAAGCGATTTCCGCGAGCCCTCCAGTTTTCCAATGATGATTTGAGCCATCTTCAGTTTGCCTTGGCAGGAGCAATATTAAGAGCAGTAGTTTTTGGCATACCAATTCCCGACTTTGTGAAGTCATCTGACAAGTTAGCTGATGCTGTTGACAAAGTGATTGTCCCCGACTTCTTACCGAGGAAAGATGTGAAAATTGTGACAGATGAGAAAGCTACCAGTCTTTCGACAGCATCTGCGGATGATGGCGTTATCATTGATGAGTTGATCCTTAAGCTTGAAATGTGCCGAAAAAAATTGGCCCCAGGCTATaaattgaatccaattcagttTGAAAAG GACGATGACACCAACTATCATATGGACCTGATAGCTGGTCTTGCCAATATGAGGGCCAGAAACTATAGCATTCCTGAAGTCGATAAACTGAAAGCCAAATTTATCGCTGGCAGAATTATTCCTGCAATTGCAACCTCCACAGCGATGGCCACAGGCCTTGTTTGCCTGGATTTGTACAAGGTCCTTGATGGGCATCATAAAGTGGAAGACTACCGCAACACATTTGCAAATCTCGCGCTTCCTTTATTTTCCATGGCTGAGCCAGTGCCCCCCAAAGTCATTAAACATCAAGACATGAGCTGGACCGTTTGGGACAGGTGGATCGTGAAAGATAACCCGACTCTAAGAGAGCTGCTTCAGTGGCTCAAGAATAAAGGCCTAAATGCATACAGTATATCCTTTGGAAGCTGCTTGCTCTTCAATAGTATGTTTCCGAGGCACAAGGATCGCATGGATCGGAAGATGGTGGATCTGGTGAAGGATGTGGCCAAAGCTGAGCTGCCTCCATATCGACATCATTTTGATGTTGTTGTGGCTTGCGAGGATGATGAAGACAATGATGTTGACATCCCTCAAATTTCTATTTACTTCAGGTAG
- the LOC140880862 gene encoding ubiquitin-activating enzyme E1 1-like isoform X1, which yields MVNSNSSLDFMLPVKRNTTAAALGVDSESSSLKKQRGLASAASGTAVSYTVNMAGGSSNGSSRATNDKSPISDSQPLEIDEDLHSRQLAVYGRETMRRLFASNILISGVQGLGAEIAKNLILAGVKSVTLHDEGSVELWDLSSSFIFTEEDLGKNRALAAVPKLQELNNTVIISTLTTELTKEKLSDFQAVVFTNLSLEKAIEFDDYCHKHQPPIAFIKSEVRGLFGSVFCDFGPEFTVFDVDGEDPHTGIIASISNDNPALVACVDDERLEFQDGDLVVFSEVRGMTELNDGKPRKVKNARPYSFTVEEDTTDYSAYQRGGIVTQVKEPKVLNFKPLRQALKDPGDYLLSDFSKFDRPPLLHLAFQALDKFIAEFGCFPNAGSEQDAQKLITLVTDINNGQSDGRLEEIDHKLLRNFAFGARAVLNPMAAMFGGIVGQEVVKACSGKFHPLFQFFYFDSVESLPSEPLDPNDLKPLNCRYDAQISVFGSKLQKKLEEAKVFIVGSGALGCEFLKNVALMGVCCGDEGKLTITDDDVIEKSNLSRQFLFRDWNIGQAKSTVAASAASLINPRLHVEALQNRASPETENVFDDTFWENLSVIINALDNVNARLYIDQRCLYFQKPLLESGTLGAKCNTQMVIPHLTENYGASRDPPEKQAPMCTVHSFPHNIDHCLTWARSEFEGLLEKTPTEVNAYLSNPSEYTSAMKNAGDAQARDTLERVLECLDRDRCDTFQDCITWTRLKFEDYFANRVKQLTYTFPEDAATSSGAPFWSAPKRFPRALQFSNDDLSHLQFALAGAILRAVVFGIPIPDFVKSSDKLADAVDKVIVPDFLPRKDVKIVTDEKATSLSTASADDGVIIDELILKLEMCRKKLAPGYKLNPIQFEKDDDTNYHMDLIAGLANMRARNYSIPEVDKLKAKFIAGRIIPAIATSTAMATGLVCLDLYKVLDGHHKVEDYRNTFANLALPLFSMAEPVPPKVIKHQDMSWTVWDRWIVKDNPTLRELLQWLKNKGLNAYSISFGSCLLFNSMFPRHKDRMDRKMVDLVKDVAKAELPPYRHHFDVVVACEDDEDNDVDIPQISIYFR from the exons ATGGTGAATTCCAACAGTTCACTGGACTTTATGCTTCCGGTGAAGAGAAACACAACTGCAGCGGCGCTAGGAGTTGATTCCGAGTCCTCTTCCCTGAAGAAGCAACGCGGTCTCGCATCAGCTGCGTCTGGAACAGCAGTTTCGTATACTGTTAACATGGCTGGAGGAAGTTCCAATGGGAGTAGTCGCGCCACCAACGACAAGTCGCCGATCAGCGATAGTCAACCGCTGGAGATCGACGAGGATCTGCATAGTCGTCAGCTCGCTGTGTACGGACGCGAGACCATGCGCCGATTGTTCGCATCAAACATTCTGATTTCTGGAGTGCAAGGCCTTGGCGCTGAAATAG CGAAGAACCTTATTCTTGCTGGTGTTAAATCGGTTACTCTACATGATGAGGGTTCCGTGGAGTTGTGGGATTTGTCTAGCAGTTTTATCTTCACAGAAGAAGATTTGGGGAAGAACAGGGCTCTTGCTGCTGTCCCCAAACTACAGGAACTCAACAACACTGTCATCATTTCTACACTAACTACCGAGTTAACCAAAGAGAAGCTTTCTGATTTTCAG GCTGTCGTGTTTACAAATTTAAGCTTAGAGAAGGCTATTGAATTTGATGATTATTGCCACAAGCATCAGCCTCCTATTGCTTTTATCAAGTCTGAAGTTCGAGGTCTTTTTGGAAGTGTATTTTGTGACTTTGGTCCTGAATTTACGGTTTTTGATGTCGATGGTGAGGACCCACACACAGGCATTATTGCCTCCATTAGCAATGACAATCCAGCCCTCGTGGCTTGTGTCGATGACGAGAGGCTTGAATTTCAGGATGGAGATTTGGTTGTATTTTCTGAAGTGCGAGGGATGACTGAATTGAATGATGGAAAGCCAAGAAAAGTGAAAAATGCTAGGCCTTACTCTTTCACCGTTGAAGAAGACACTACTGATTATTCTGCTTATCAGAGAGGTGGAATTGTCACACAAGTAAAGGAACCTAAAGTGTTAAATTTCAAGCCATTGCGACAGGCACTCAAGGATCCTGGTGATTACCTTTTGAGTGACTTTTCCAAATTTGACAGGCCCCCTCTTCTTCACTTGGCTTTTCAAGCTCTGGACAAGTTCATAGCTGAATTTGGGTGTTTCCCCAATGCTGGATCTGAGCAAGATGCCCAGAAATTAATAACTTTAGTTACCGATATTAATAATGGCCAGTCGGATGGTAGATTGGAAGAGATTGACCACAAGCTTCTTAGGAACTTTGCTTTTGGTGCCAGGGCTGTGCTAAACCCTATGGCTGCCATGTTTGGTGGTATCGTGGGTCAGGAAGTTGTGAAGGCTTGCTCGGGGAAGTTTCATCCGCTTTTTCAG TTCTTCTATTTCGACTCTGTTGAATCTCTTCCATCAGAACCCTTGGATCCAAATGACTTAAAACCCTTGAATTGTCGGTACGATGCTCAAATATCTGTATTTGGGTCTAAGCTACAGAAGAAACTGGAGGAAGCCAAAGTTTTCATCGTGGGTTCTGGTGCACTGGgctgtgaatttttgaaaaatgtagctttgatggGAGTCTGTTGTGGCGACGAAGGGAAACTAACTATTACTGATGATGATGTTATAGAGAAGAGCAACCTTAGCAGGCAGTTTCTTTTCCGCGATTGGAACATTGGTCAGGCAAAGTCAACAGTTGCTGCCTCCGCCGCCTCTCTGATCAATCCTCGTCTTCATGTGGAAGCTCTACAAAATCGTGCTAGCCCTGAGACTGAAAATGTATTTGACGATACATTCTGGGAGAACTTGAGTGTCATCATCAATGCTTTAGATAATGTAAATGCCAGGCTTTACATTGATCAGAGGTGTTTGTACTTCCAAAAACCTCTTCTCGAGTCAGGTACATTGGGTGCCAAGTGCAACACCCAGATGGTTATTCCACACCTTACTGAAAACTATGGTGCATCAAGGGACCCACCAGAAAAACAGGCGCCTATGTGCACTGTGCATTCATTTCCACACAACATTGACCACTGTTTAACATGGGCTAGGTCTGAATTTGAGGGTTTGCTCGAGAAAACTCCTACTGAGGTTAATGCATATCTAAGTAATCCAAGCGAGTATACATCCGCAATGAAAAATGCTGGTGATGCTCAGGCCCGAGACACTTTAGAACGAGTTCTCGAGTGCCTTGACAGGGACAGATGCGACACATTCCAGGACTGCATTACTTGGACTCGCTTGAA GTTTGAGGATTACTTTGCAAACCGGGTGAAGCAGCTGACATATACATTCCCTGAAGATGCTGCTACTAGTAGTGGAGCTCCATTCTGGTCTGCACCAAAGCGATTTCCGCGAGCCCTCCAGTTTTCCAATGATGATTTGAGCCATCTTCAGTTTGCCTTGGCAGGAGCAATATTAAGAGCAGTAGTTTTTGGCATACCAATTCCCGACTTTGTGAAGTCATCTGACAAGTTAGCTGATGCTGTTGACAAAGTGATTGTCCCCGACTTCTTACCGAGGAAAGATGTGAAAATTGTGACAGATGAGAAAGCTACCAGTCTTTCGACAGCATCTGCGGATGATGGCGTTATCATTGATGAGTTGATCCTTAAGCTTGAAATGTGCCGAAAAAAATTGGCCCCAGGCTATaaattgaatccaattcagttTGAAAAG GACGATGACACCAACTATCATATGGACCTGATAGCTGGTCTTGCCAATATGAGGGCCAGAAACTATAGCATTCCTGAAGTCGATAAACTGAAAGCCAAATTTATCGCTGGCAGAATTATTCCTGCAATTGCAACCTCCACAGCGATGGCCACAGGCCTTGTTTGCCTGGATTTGTACAAGGTCCTTGATGGGCATCATAAAGTGGAAGACTACCGCAACACATTTGCAAATCTCGCGCTTCCTTTATTTTCCATGGCTGAGCCAGTGCCCCCCAAAGTCATTAAACATCAAGACATGAGCTGGACCGTTTGGGACAGGTGGATCGTGAAAGATAACCCGACTCTAAGAGAGCTGCTTCAGTGGCTCAAGAATAAAGGCCTAAATGCATACAGTATATCCTTTGGAAGCTGCTTGCTCTTCAATAGTATGTTTCCGAGGCACAAGGATCGCATGGATCGGAAGATGGTGGATCTGGTGAAGGATGTGGCCAAAGCTGAGCTGCCTCCATATCGACATCATTTTGATGTTGTTGTGGCTTGCGAGGATGATGAAGACAATGATGTTGACATCCCTCAAATTTCTATTTACTTCAGGTAG